AGTAAGTTTCCCTAACACTTATATGTCCAAGTCTAGTATACTTATTCCTTTCATATTTTCCAGTTATTTATCACTGTGGATGCAAATCTGAATGATCCCAAATTACCTGGGTTAGTTTTTAGTATTTGATTGTTTCAGAATCAATCGTGATACGGAATTTTATAGAATTCCTAATACCTGTCACAACTTAATCTCTCTCTTCAGAGAGGCTGATCATCAGGGGTTCACTTTTGGAGAAGTTGAGAATACAGGCTGaacaaggaagaggaaggggaatcCTGCAGGGATGAATGAGAGGACAGCAAtgcatgtgtgatgtgtgtgagcacacacacacagtaaccTTTCCTAGAACAGTATTACTCTAATGATAATCatctgtgaggaaaaaaaaattttgtaagtaTGAATTTGGTGTTACAAGCAGCATGAATTCCAGCCAAATATCACTCAAAATGAAACATCGGAGAGTTAACATGCAGAAGAAACCTTCAAAGTGTAGTGAATGTGGAAAGTTCTTTACTCAGAGATCATCTCTTACCCAGCACCAGAGGATTCACAGAGGAGAGAAGCCCTATGCGTGCACTGAATGTGGAAGTTGTTTCCGTAAACAGTCAAATCTTACTCAACATCTGAGAATCCATACGGGAGAGAAACCttttaaatgtaatgaatgtgacAAAGCCTTTCAAACAAAAGCAATTCTTGTTCAGCATctgagaattcatactggagagaaaccctataaatgcaatgaatgtggaaaagccttttgTCAGAGCCCATCCCTTATTAAACACCAgcgaattcatactggagagaaaccgtaTAAATGCacagaatgtggcaaagccttcagTCAGAGCGTATGCCTTACTCGTCATCAGAGAAGTCATTCTGGAGATAAACCTTTTAAGTGTAAtaaatgtgggaaagcctttaatCAGAGTGCATGTCTCATACAGCATCAGAGAATTCAttcaggagagaaaccctacacatGCATTGAATGTGGTAAAGCCTTCACTCAGAACTCTTCCCTTGTTGAACATGAAAGGACTCACACCGGAGAGAAACTTTATAAATGTAGTGAGTGTGAAAAAACTTTCCGCAAACAAGCACACCTTAGTGAGCATTacagaattcatactggagaaaaaccttaTGAGTGTGTTGGATGTGGGAAATCCTTTAGGCACAGTTCAGCACTTCTTCGACATCAGAGGCTTCATGCTGGAGAGTAAAATTTGGAATGTAATGACTATGGAAAGATTTGTATGAAAGctcctttttttctcctagaTTCCTAGGAATGTAAGACTCAATCTGTAGCTAGTAtgaatattttgtgttttgaacAAAAAATGTGTCCTAATGTGTCCTAGTCTGGAGTCTGATGCCTTATCTGCTGCTCAGTGGGTGTAACCTTAtcccttctgagcctcagtttacccatccccccaatagaaaaatggggaTATTTCCTAGGGTTGTCCTGAGAATAAAATGAGTTCTGCATGACAGTTAACTGCCATTAATTAGCCattctaaaagtttatttacaaTATCAAAATCTGACAAGTAAATCAGCATTGTTGTTTGGTTCTCAATGTATTATTTCTTAAGAACATTTTGTAATTGGGCTTTGATTTTGTGATTAATCTACAGATGTCTATTTAAACTCTAATGTCTAGGTTTAAATAGGATAATACAAGCTAAGACTGGTTTGTCTTTGAGAAATTTCAGATTTAATCAGAGAAAAATGTACTGATTGGGATTTGAGTGGACGTGAGGTATATTTCTGGATACCCTCAAGATCTTCATTTACATTTTGATACTTTCTATTACTAGGTCTAATTTGACTTTAAGCTCTACGTTTCACTTTTCCATTAAACAGAAAGCCTCCCTAACATTAGAATAAAGCCTCATGTTGTGGGACTTCTGTGTGTGTTTAGGGTTGGCAGCAGATGATTAGGAGAAGGCATATGACAGTAGAGAGTACTAGAATATAGAGGAGAATATAAGCATGTAGATGAGGATGTGACTATATTTGTTTCCAGTTCTAGGAGCACAGCACCAAATGTGGTCTCTTAAGGGAAGATGAGGGTAGAAGATGTTAAGATCTCAAGTTCCAGCAGGCAATGCCACTAACAATTAGCCACTTGccaaaggaagaagagaacagTGTCTTGGGGATGCTGATGGGATGGAGTGCTTAATGGCTGTtaaaagccataaaaaagcaaagaaatcaaAAGATACTTTTGGTGGAGCTTTAGGCTGTGCTAAGCTCTTTAAACAAGCACCTCTAATACTAAAAGCACCCTTGCAAGGAAGATAGGAGTTACTATTCACATCCTAGaatcaaggaaaaagagaagatgtTTGATTTGCTTAAAGTCAAACAGGTAATGTCAGAATTGAATCTCAAATCTATATCTTACCATAAATGTAGTTCTGGTTTATACAATACCAAAGTCACATACAGGTAATTTCCCACCACTGAACCTTCCTGTTAGTGTGAGATGCCAAATCtgtgaaaatcatttttaaaaagtaaagacttATTTTTTTCAGCTTAATGTGTGCTTATTTAAATACattgataaaattagaaaaacgaaaaaaattaaaattgcatgTTTTCAGCAAATAGTCACCTTAGTGTATTTATTCTAGCCTTTCTTTTCTGCatagcttttttttcttcccttttaacaATAATTAGACTTGTAGTATATTAGAGTACTATATAGAGTACTATagcctgcttttttatttttttatttttttattttttttgagacgaagccttgctcttgcccaagctagagtacaatggcacaatctcggcgcactgaaagctccgcctcccaggttcacgctattttccggcctcagcctcctgagtagctgggactacaggcacccgccaccatgcccaactaattttttgtatttttagtagagacggggtttcaccatgttagccgggatggtctcgatctcctgaccctgagatccacccgcctctgcctcccaaagtgctggggttacaggcgtgaaccaccgcgcccggccgcctgctTTTTAACATAACAATTTAGCAATATGTTACAGACTttctataaactttattttaatggtTGCCAAACATTTCATTGGTCTGTTCATAATTTTTTGACCTGTTCCCTGTCTGTGtgatatttgtattaatatatttttcttataaatcagAGAATCTAATGGTGCCTGTCACGGTATGAGCTCCTGTTAGTAATATTAATTTGGCagtgaaatatatttgtatataatgtttttaccatcttaaaattattttctgaggaTTTTCAGagggtataattttatttttaaaatttaattcatctTTTTGACTTGATAATATAAGCTTATggcttaaaattctaaaaatataaaaggttgAACAGTGAAAAGTCTTCCACTCAGCCACCCGCTTGTCCCCTCATTCTATCCTAGACAACCAACAttacccattttttgtttttcttacaaaGATATGAATAAGCAAACATCTTTCTCTCTGTTAAAgactattttttagagcagttttgaATTTACAGTGAAATTGAGTAGAAAGTTCCCATATATGCCCTGCCACAAGACATGCAAAGCCTGCCTATcctccaccagagtggtacaACCTACTttgacacatcatcatcacccaaagtcatagtttacattagggtgcACTCTTGGTTTTGTAtattctatggattttgacaaatgtataatgatatgcATCCATCATTATAGTTTCATAAGGAGTTTCACTTCTCTAAAAATTCTGTGTTCttcctattcatccctccctccatggtaacccttggcaaccactgattctttttttttttgagacggagtcttgctctgtcacccaggcagaagtacagtggcacgattttggcttactgcaacctccgtctcccaggttcaggtgattctcctgcctcagcctcccgagtagctgggactacaggcgcatgccactacaaccagctacttttttgtatttttagtagagatggggtttcaccatgttagccaggatggtctcaatctcttgacctcgtaatccacccaccttggcctcccaaaccactgatctttttaacTGTCTCCAtacttttgccttttctggaatgtCATATAGTTGCAACCATtcagtatgtagtcttttcaggttggcttttttcacttagtagtatgcatttaagtttctcccatgtcttttcatggctgatcagctcatttctttttagtgctgaataatattccattttatggatgtgcTATATTTACCCATTCATCGactgaagaacatcttggttgcttccatgCTTTGTcatttatgaataaagctgctgtaaatatTTGCTTGAAGTTtgtgtgtggacatgtgttttcagCTCATTTTAGTAAATTACtaaggagtgaaattgctggattgtatggtaagagtatgtttagctttttaagaaactgccaaaatgtctgcaaagtgactgtaccattttacattcccatcagtgaTGAAgtagagttcctgttgctccacatccttgccagcgtTTTGTGGTAttagtgttttggattttaacctttttttttttttttttttttttttttgagactgagtctcgttctgttgcccaggctggagtgtggtggcacgatctcagctcattgcagtctccacctcccgggttgtgattctcgtgcctcagcctcccaagtagccaggattacaggcacccgccaccatacccagctaatttttgtgttttttgtagaggcggggtttcaccatgttggccaggctggtgtcgaactcctgaacgcaagtgatctgcctgcctcagcctctcaaagtgctgggattacaggtgtgagccaccacacctggtcggATTTTAactattctaataggtatgtagtggtaaTCATTGTTTTAATCTGCAGTTCACCAATAATATATGattttagcatcttttcatgtgtttgccACCTGTATAGctttggtgaggtatctgttagaggttttgcccatttttaatcggattgcttattttcttattgGTGAATTTTAAGTGTTCCTTGTATGTTTTGTATAGCAGACCTTTATCAGATaggtcttttgcaaatattttcctcccagtctgtggcttattTTCTCAATCCTTGATtccctctttttacttttttttttcttttttcttttttgaaagaaatgatagCATAATATACACAGTTGtccattttttttaagactaatCCATCTCACAGATTGTTCTGTATCAGTAAATAAAGATCTTTCCCCCACCGTTGCCCAATGTGTCATTGTCTTAATAGACCATTATTAGTTCCCTATTGGTGGACatttaatagcttttatttttctgttgtaagCAAAACTGCATATGTAGCATCCTTGTCTTTAGGCACATGTGCAAGATATTTATAAGATAATtccaggttgggcacggtggctcacgcctgtaatcccagcacttcgggaggccgagatgggtggatcatttgaggtcaggagttcgagaccagcctggtcaacacagtaaaaccccacctctactaaaagtacaaaaataattagctggcatggtggagggcacctgtagttccagctactcaggaggctgaggcaggagaaattgcttaaacctgggaattgaaggttgcaatgagctgagattgcgccactgcactccagcctgggcgacagagcaagactgtgtctcaaaaaaaaaaaaaaaattaggaggagGAGAAGTATGTGCCTTGGTAGCTTTGATAGAGATTGTGACCTCCCAGATGTTTAGTTATTCCTGCCACTAACAATGGATGAGAGGTGTGCTCAGTAAAGCAAATAAACAATTGCTCAACAATTCTTTGgtaccaaaaaattttttttgaatttctaacTCACCCCACATTGTTGACAGAATTTCCATCTGTTagctaggaggctgaggaaggaggatcaagtgagcccaggcatttgagaccaacctcagcaacatagcaagacctcaaaaaacaaacaaaacaaaaccctgtttaccctgatgtgatgcattttatgcctgtatcaaaatatttcatttattccatacatatatacacctactatgtgcccacaaaaattgaaaaattaaaaaaaaaatttccaactgTTATTTGAGTAACCAGCATAACACACTTGAATCCATTTGCAATGTAGTTGTCACATTCATAGTGATTCTGCATAGGATCAAGCATTTTACACCCTGTGTGTTATATTACAGTCGTGCTCAAGCCTGTATATACTGAAATAATATAtcgtttttattataaattacattatttttaggaCTTTTTCCATATTAAGCTAGGTGATTTATTGGtttttagaaatgtatatatGTAGGTAGTTTATATTTCCTAGGATTTTCATTTTAGGGTGGTAAAGGTGgtattataaaaatatctgtGTAGGCTGGCggcatggtgcacacctgtaattccagtgtttggctggctaaggcaggaggatcgcttgggtgcaggagttcaaggctgcagtgagctgtgatcttgccaccaCACTAGAGTCTGGTTgacggtgagactctgtctcaaaaaaactctGTAGGGCATTGGGTTTGATGGGGGCTTAGTGAAAGCTTCATGGCATATATTAGAGAATGCAGAAAATATGCTCATTATAATGAGACTAGACTTTGAGGCCTAGAAGTATGGCCTTAGCTAAAGTTCTGAACATTGCCcccttttatttgtaaaatggaaatgagatgCTATTAATAATACTCCAGGACTtctgtaaaaaagaaatacacaataaCATTTGAGATGAATCCTAGATGTATgcataaaacccaaaaccataaagcTTCTAGATGAAAGTTTAGAACATTATTTTTGCAAACATTAGGTAGGCAAAGATTTGTTGGACAGGAGAAAACATtagccataaaataaaaaatataatttcataaaatcaataaattaaaaatgaagaatattcTGTCACTAAGAGAAACCTTTAAGAAAACAGACAAGCCACAGgctggggaaattttttttttttttttgagacagagtctcgctctgtcgcgcaggctggattgcagtggccgatcttggcgccctgcaagctccaactcctgggttcacgccattctcctgcctcagcctcccgagtagctgggactataggcacccgccaccacgcctggctaattttttgtatttttagtagagacggggtttcaccgtgttagccaggatggtctcaatctcctgacctcgtgatccgcccgcctcggcctcccaaagtgctgggattacagtcgtgag
Above is a window of Macaca thibetana thibetana isolate TM-01 chromosome 2, ASM2454274v1, whole genome shotgun sequence DNA encoding:
- the ZNF501 gene encoding zinc finger protein 501, with amino-acid sequence MNSSQISLKMKHRRVNMQKKPSKCSECGKFFTQRSSLTQHQRIHRGEKPYACTECGSCFRKQSNLTQHLRIHTGEKPFKCNECDKAFQTKAILVQHLRIHTGEKPYKCNECGKAFCQSPSLIKHQRIHTGEKPYKCTECGKAFSQSVCLTRHQRSHSGDKPFKCNKCGKAFNQSACLIQHQRIHSGEKPYTCIECGKAFTQNSSLVEHERTHTGEKLYKCSECEKTFRKQAHLSEHYRIHTGEKPYECVGCGKSFRHSSALLRHQRLHAGE